The following DNA comes from Chitinophaga nivalis.
GTGGTACAGCTGGGAAAGACATTGTTTTTTGATCCGCGTTTATCCGGCTCCAACCAGATTTCCTGTTCCAGCTGTCACGCGCCGGATATGCACTGGACAGATGGCCGGAGAGTATCCATCGGGCACGACCATGCTTCCAATACCCGCAACGCCCCTACCCTGAATAATGTGTGGGTATTCAAAAAACTTTTCTGGGATGGCCGTGCGGCCAGTTTGGAAGAACAGGCATTAGGACCTATTGGTTCTATGATAGAAATGCACCAGGAAATTGCTACCCTGCCGGCAGAATTGAAGGAAATAAAAGGGTATGCCGTATTGTTCAAAAAAGCTTTTGGTGATCCGCAGATATCGCAGGAGAGAATAACCCGGGCATTGGCTGTGTATCAGCAAACCCTGGTAAGCCGGAAAAGTGATTTTGATTATTTCCTGGCGGGAGATAAAAAACGCCTGAATGATCAGCAGATACTGGGATTACATGTTTTCCGGACCAAGGCGCGTTGCATGAATTGCCATTATGGACCGTTGTTTACAGATGGTGATTTTCACAACCTGGGACTTACCTATTATGGCCGGAAGTATGAAGATCTGGGGATGTATAATATCACCAAAAGAGCGGCGGATGTAGGCAAGTTCAAGACGCCGGGTTTACGGGATGTTATGCGTACCCGCCCCTGGTTTCACAATGGTTTGTTTGATAATATGGAAGGGGTATTGAATTTATACAATGCCGGTATGGCGCAGCCCAAACCCCGGCCGGGTCAGGAGCAGGATACCTTGTTCCCGAAAACGGATCCATTGATAAAAAAACTGGGCCTGAATAAAGAAGAGCGGGATGCGGTCATTGCTTTTCTGGAGTCTATTACTACTTCGCCATGGCGGGTCACAGCGCCTCCTATGCCGCAATAGGTTTAGTATTGTTTTCTGGTATCAGTGCCGGGGCTCATCCCTGGCCTGATCCGGTTGAGCCGTTGATTTCTGAGATGGTTTAGCATGATACTGCGGAATTCCCGTTCGCTTTTAAATACCATACCTGCTTTTCTGCCAGGTAGTACCCGTTGAAATTCGCTGGTGTAGCGGGAGCGGATATCCAGCATTTTCTTCTCGTAGTCGAGTTCCTTATCCATATTGGTCCGGGCAATATTGTCTGCATCCGGCCCGGAAATTTTTTCCTGTTGTTTTCGCTGGTGCCGTTCTGCGATCAGGAGTTCTACTTCACGGGTATAATTATCGTATACCGGCCAGAATTTTTGGGCTTCCTCTGCAGTGAGGTCCAGCTTCTGCGCCAGATATTTGATCTGAATGGCTTTAATTTTTTCTTTTGCTTCATCGGCAGCCACTGTTTGTTGTTGTGCGCTGCTGGTACGTGAGGCAGTACACAAAACTAACAAGGCAATCCATATAATGCGATAACGTTTCATCTATGATTACTGATGAGGTAACACCTCTTTTGGTAAATCGGATTGTTGCAGGTATGTTTCTATAGCTTCCAGCGGCACATCTTCATGCAGTGGATGAGACAATAATGGAGCTATACCAGTATTTGCTATTGTAGTAAAAATAGCTTCATTATCAAAAGCGTCTGTATGCGTTTGCAGGTAATTAACGATTTCCTGGTCACTGACTGTTTCGAGCTGTTTTTCAATACTGTTGGTGTGCTCATGTTCCAGAAACAGGAGTGTACTGGTACCTGCAAATATGCTTAAACAGGCTGCTGCTGCCCATTTTATCCAGCCATTCCGTTTCCGGTGGTGTACCCGGAGTGTGGGTGAGGCTGCATGGAGTGGAACCGGTAATGTCTCAAAATATCCTTCCGGTATGGAAAAAGGTGTCTGGCGTGATAAGGTAGCCAGGAAAGGTGATAGTTCGGTCAGTTCTGCTGCTGGTGTTGCTTCCAGTGTACGAACGCGTTGCAGTACTGTTGCCGGTAAAGCATCAAAGTAACCGGCAGGTGTGGTAAACAGCTGTGGCGTGACAGGAGGTAATGCAGATGCCGGGCTTTCCTGAGAACGGATTTGTGTGATAACCGTTTCAGGGAAATGCTCAAAATAGCCCACCGGCGCAGTATATGGAGTATATGCTGGCCAATGTACATCCGGTATTATCCGGCGCAATTCATTTGCTATGTCCTCTCGTTTGTTCATACACTGTTTTTTAGACAGTAACAGGATTTAATAGTTTAATGAGATTTTAATCTTTTAATAAAAATCTTTAAAAACAGATTAAAATGATCAGCTATTAACACGTGGTTTAGCTATTACGGATAAATTCTTCTATTTTTTTTACAGCGTGATGATAGGATGCTTTAAGTGCTCCTTCTGAGGTATCCAGTACCCGGCTCATTTCTTCGTATGGCATTTCATCGTAATAACGAAGGTTAAAAACGATGCGTTGTTTATCCGGTAATGCCAGGATGGCCTGTTGTAATTTCCATTCCAGTTTATTCGCATCGAATAAAGCATCTGCCTTTAATTTATTATTGAGACCTGACGCTACATCAGAGAGGGAGACTGCCTGCTTCCGTTTTTGTTGTTCCAGGAATGTCAGGCATTCGTTGGTAGCTATTTTATACAGCCAGGTAAAGAGTTGGGCATCTTCCCGAAAATTTTCCAGGTTTTTCCACACTTTGATGAATACGTTCTGGAGTACATCATTGGCATCTTCATGGTCAATTACCAACCTGCGGATGTGCCAGTACAGGCGTTCCTGGTACTTTCGGATAATC
Coding sequences within:
- a CDS encoding cytochrome-c peroxidase — protein: MGKAVAVVSAAVIIFSFKETPAGSSGSYLDSLRTFYERPVGEWPKPTIDNGVAYTEMGILPDAPVSENNDSLKGVVQLGKTLFFDPRLSGSNQISCSSCHAPDMHWTDGRRVSIGHDHASNTRNAPTLNNVWVFKKLFWDGRAASLEEQALGPIGSMIEMHQEIATLPAELKEIKGYAVLFKKAFGDPQISQERITRALAVYQQTLVSRKSDFDYFLAGDKKRLNDQQILGLHVFRTKARCMNCHYGPLFTDGDFHNLGLTYYGRKYEDLGMYNITKRAADVGKFKTPGLRDVMRTRPWFHNGLFDNMEGVLNLYNAGMAQPKPRPGQEQDTLFPKTDPLIKKLGLNKEERDAVIAFLESITTSPWRVTAPPMPQ
- a CDS encoding RNA polymerase sigma factor, whose amino-acid sequence is MAVSQDDKALLALFHLPETREKGFTLIIRKYQERLYWHIRRLVIDHEDANDVLQNVFIKVWKNLENFREDAQLFTWLYKIATNECLTFLEQQKRKQAVSLSDVASGLNNKLKADALFDANKLEWKLQQAILALPDKQRIVFNLRYYDEMPYEEMSRVLDTSEGALKASYHHAVKKIEEFIRNS